A single Saccharolobus shibatae B12 DNA region contains:
- the pyrH gene encoding UMP kinase: MNIILKISGKFFDEDNVNNLIVLRESIKELADNGFRVGIVTGGGSTARRYIKLAREIGIGEAYLDLLGIWASRLNAYLVMFSLQDLAYMHVPQSLEEFIQDWSHGKVVVTGGFQPGQSTAAVAALVAEASSSKTLVVATNVDGVYEKDPRVYTDVKLIPHLTTQDLRKILEGSQSVQAGTYELLDPLAIKIVERSKIRVVIMNYRKLNRIINILKGEEVSSIIEPV; this comes from the coding sequence ATGAACATTATTTTAAAGATAAGTGGAAAGTTTTTTGATGAAGATAATGTAAATAACTTAATAGTCTTAAGAGAGAGTATTAAAGAGCTTGCTGATAATGGTTTTAGAGTAGGTATTGTAACAGGTGGAGGGTCTACTGCTAGAAGGTATATAAAGCTAGCAAGAGAAATTGGAATAGGTGAAGCTTATTTAGATCTTTTAGGTATATGGGCATCAAGACTTAACGCTTATCTAGTAATGTTCTCCTTGCAAGATTTAGCGTACATGCACGTGCCCCAAAGTCTAGAAGAGTTTATACAAGATTGGTCTCATGGAAAGGTAGTGGTTACAGGTGGATTTCAGCCTGGACAATCAACTGCTGCTGTAGCTGCTCTAGTTGCTGAGGCCTCCTCTTCAAAAACGTTAGTTGTTGCAACTAATGTGGATGGTGTCTACGAGAAAGATCCAAGAGTGTATACGGACGTAAAACTTATTCCTCACTTAACTACTCAAGACTTACGTAAAATCTTAGAGGGTTCCCAATCTGTTCAAGCTGGTACGTATGAGTTATTAGATCCTCTAGCAATAAAGATAGTTGAACGTTCCAAAATAAGGGTTGTGATAATGAATTATAGAAAGCTTAATAGGATAATTAACATATTAAAAGGAGAGGAAGTTTCATCAATTATAGAGCCGGTGTGA
- the cren7 gene encoding chromatin protein Cren7, with protein sequence MSSGKKAVKVKTPAGKEAELVPEKVWALAPKGRKGVKIGLFKDPETGKYFRHKLPDDYPI encoded by the coding sequence ATGAGTTCGGGTAAAAAAGCAGTAAAAGTAAAAACACCAGCCGGTAAGGAGGCTGAATTAGTTCCAGAAAAGGTATGGGCATTGGCACCAAAGGGCAGAAAAGGTGTGAAGATAGGTCTATTTAAAGATCCAGAAACTGGAAAGTACTTCCGACATAAACTACCAGATGATTATCCAATATAA
- a CDS encoding SDR family oxidoreductase: MNINISGKRVLITASTEGIGRGVAEAFLREGCNVVISSRSKEKVEKAVSEMRKIGPSVWGFVSDLTDFKSLEELVNYSLKIMNGIDILVVNSGNPPKEPSYFFENTMEDWEYATKLYLLSAIRLTNLVYQHMKAQRWGRIFFLSSWTVKEPQRMFSLADITRAPLIQMAKLLSKELGEYNISANVILMGSFETEGAKRSLKRYAEKVGQPLDVIWKREVVSQIPIGRTGDLKNELGALLVFLSSDYAGYINGTSILIDGGMTRAI, translated from the coding sequence ATGAACATTAATATTTCTGGTAAAAGAGTCCTCATTACAGCGTCTACAGAAGGAATTGGGAGGGGAGTTGCCGAGGCTTTTTTAAGGGAAGGGTGTAATGTTGTAATATCTTCAAGAAGTAAAGAGAAAGTAGAAAAAGCCGTTTCAGAAATGAGGAAAATAGGGCCATCAGTATGGGGTTTTGTATCAGATCTAACTGATTTCAAATCTCTAGAGGAGTTGGTTAACTATAGTTTAAAGATCATGAACGGAATCGATATCTTAGTTGTAAACTCTGGGAATCCTCCTAAAGAACCTTCCTATTTTTTTGAGAATACTATGGAGGATTGGGAATATGCTACTAAACTATATCTATTAAGTGCGATAAGACTTACAAATCTGGTATATCAACACATGAAGGCTCAAAGATGGGGTAGAATATTCTTTCTATCGTCTTGGACAGTTAAAGAGCCCCAACGAATGTTCTCGTTAGCGGATATTACAAGAGCCCCATTAATCCAGATGGCAAAACTGCTTAGTAAAGAATTGGGTGAATACAACATAAGTGCTAACGTAATCTTAATGGGTAGTTTCGAGACTGAAGGAGCCAAGAGATCTTTAAAAAGATATGCAGAAAAAGTTGGTCAACCATTAGATGTGATTTGGAAAAGGGAAGTAGTCTCTCAAATTCCTATTGGAAGGACTGGGGACCTAAAGAATGAGTTGGGTGCTCTTTTGGTATTTTTATCATCAGATTACGCAGGATACATTAATGGAACGTCAATTTTAATTGATGGTGGAATGACAAGAGCGATTTAA
- a CDS encoding NAD(P)-dependent oxidoreductase, whose protein sequence is MKVGLIGLGIMGYRIGANLAKANKLNVVYDRTQEKAESFVKEYKVNRALNPKELAESSDVIITMLADDNAVKSIVEPLIPLMKGKILIDMSTISPTLSISLAKRIESNGGTMFDAPVIGTSIFVEQKKLIVLVGGPKDKFDIVNDIAKETASSVVYMGPNGMGLYAKLVNNLLLGSYVAAIAEAYNFGIRAGLDPQQVINILTTLSSARSPTTELKAPKLLKEDYSTQFATKHMRKDLEIVIKEAQNLKIITPISSLALQLYKMTEALGYSEVDFISIVEVFKKLSPKT, encoded by the coding sequence ATGAAGGTAGGTCTTATAGGCTTAGGTATAATGGGGTATAGAATAGGAGCTAATCTAGCTAAGGCCAATAAACTTAATGTGGTATACGATAGAACTCAAGAAAAAGCTGAAAGTTTTGTAAAGGAGTATAAGGTAAATAGGGCTCTAAATCCTAAAGAACTTGCAGAATCATCAGATGTTATAATAACAATGTTAGCTGATGATAATGCAGTGAAGTCTATAGTCGAACCTTTAATACCACTAATGAAAGGTAAAATTTTAATCGATATGAGTACTATAAGCCCAACGTTAAGTATTAGCTTAGCTAAGAGAATAGAAAGTAATGGAGGTACAATGTTCGACGCCCCAGTCATAGGAACTTCAATATTTGTTGAACAAAAGAAATTGATAGTACTAGTAGGTGGACCTAAGGATAAGTTTGACATCGTTAATGATATAGCTAAAGAAACGGCGTCGTCAGTGGTTTATATGGGTCCTAATGGTATGGGACTTTATGCAAAGCTAGTAAATAACTTACTTTTAGGCTCCTATGTGGCAGCCATAGCGGAAGCTTATAATTTTGGAATAAGAGCTGGGTTAGATCCTCAGCAAGTTATCAATATTTTAACCACCTTAAGTAGCGCCAGATCTCCCACGACTGAATTAAAAGCACCCAAATTACTAAAAGAAGACTACTCAACTCAGTTTGCCACTAAACACATGAGGAAAGATCTAGAGATTGTCATAAAGGAAGCTCAAAATTTAAAGATAATTACGCCAATTTCGTCATTAGCATTACAACTGTATAAAATGACTGAAGCATTAGGATATTCAGAAGTCGATTTCATTTCAATTGTTGAAGTCTTTAAGAAGCTTTCTCCCAAAACCTAA
- a CDS encoding pseudouridylate synthase, with amino-acid sequence MINSSEGKSDNKIIEKAIQILSKYPLCDSCLGRCFARLGYGLENKERGKAIKISLMMFLDEKIKDHKIVDLISIKSIMENLGPIAEKWYKLYLSSEFYTHPCYLCQNKIDEIKQDFFDKAFKLLSGLGTKSYVLGVELDEETKRKENEIIREFTLIYYESVKHEIKREVGKMLAERGYPPNMENPEIEIVYRISNRQIFIISKNIKTLCVYNRLNRNLPISSWFSKKGNEGLDTLLQKKIIFAFSEPTSIRVLAEYPIVIENEERDKIEIGGYNISKVMTIGKRELQAISSAKPSMRRYRVTVYSTSSLSEAVRVYGNIYDLFIDVKSFSELKEKLSKLQSQYEIIILSIDLIDVKGRIKDIVGTYLKSF; translated from the coding sequence TTGATAAACTCTTCGGAGGGAAAATCGGATAATAAAATAATTGAGAAAGCTATACAAATATTATCAAAATATCCCTTGTGTGATAGCTGTTTAGGAAGATGTTTTGCAAGACTAGGATATGGATTAGAGAATAAAGAAAGGGGTAAGGCTATAAAGATTTCGTTAATGATGTTCTTGGACGAAAAGATAAAAGATCATAAAATAGTTGACCTTATTTCAATAAAAAGTATAATGGAGAATCTCGGACCAATAGCGGAAAAGTGGTACAAGCTTTATCTCTCTTCAGAATTTTACACTCATCCTTGCTATTTATGCCAAAATAAAATAGATGAAATAAAACAAGATTTCTTTGACAAAGCGTTCAAACTGTTATCTGGATTAGGTACTAAAAGTTATGTACTTGGTGTTGAATTAGATGAAGAGACTAAGAGGAAGGAAAACGAAATCATTAGAGAATTTACTCTCATATATTACGAGAGTGTAAAACATGAAATAAAAAGGGAAGTAGGTAAAATGTTAGCGGAAAGAGGATATCCCCCAAACATGGAAAACCCCGAAATAGAAATAGTTTATAGGATTTCTAATAGGCAAATATTTATTATATCCAAAAATATAAAAACCTTATGCGTTTATAATCGTTTAAATAGAAACCTACCGATATCCTCTTGGTTCTCCAAAAAAGGAAATGAAGGACTTGATACCTTACTTCAGAAAAAGATTATTTTCGCATTTTCTGAACCCACGAGTATAAGGGTCCTTGCAGAGTACCCTATTGTTATAGAAAACGAGGAAAGAGATAAGATAGAGATAGGAGGGTATAATATTTCCAAAGTAATGACCATTGGAAAGAGGGAATTACAAGCCATATCATCCGCTAAACCATCTATGAGGAGATATAGAGTTACAGTTTATTCTACAAGTAGTTTAAGTGAAGCTGTAAGAGTATATGGAAACATATACGACCTCTTCATTGACGTCAAATCATTTAGTGAGCTTAAGGAGAAATTAAGTAAACTACAGTCTCAATACGAAATTATAATACTATCTATTGATTTAATTGATGTTAAGGGAAGAATCAAGGATATAGTTGGAACTTATCTAAAATCTTTTTAG
- a CDS encoding signal recognition particle protein Srp54 produces the protein MLENIRDAVRKFLTGSTPYEKAVDEFIKELQKSLISSDVNVKLVFSLTAKIKERLNKEKPPSVLERKEWFISIVYDELSKLFGGDKEPNVNPTKLPFIIMLVGVQGSGKTTTAGKLAYFYKRRGYKVGLVAADVYRPAAYDQLLQLGNQIGIPVYGEPNNQNAMEIAKKGVDTFVKNKMDIIIVDTAGRHGYGEETKLLEEMKEIYEALKPDDVILVIDASIGQKAYDLASRFHQASPIGSIIITKMDGTAKGGGALSAVAATGATIKFIGTGEKIDELEIFNAKRYVSRILGMGDIESILEKVKGLEEYEKIQKKMEDVMEGRGKLTLRDVYAQIMALRKMGPLSKVLQHIPGLGVMLPTPSEDQLKLGEEKIRRWLAALNSMTYKELENPSIIDKSRMRRIAEGSGLEVEEVRELLEWYNNMNKLLKMVKRRRGSIDKLFGGKIG, from the coding sequence ATGTTAGAAAATATAAGGGATGCCGTAAGAAAGTTCCTTACAGGGTCTACACCATACGAGAAGGCTGTAGATGAGTTTATAAAAGAACTTCAGAAGTCTCTTATTTCATCAGATGTAAATGTAAAGCTAGTTTTTTCATTAACCGCCAAGATTAAAGAAAGGCTAAATAAGGAAAAGCCTCCATCTGTTTTAGAAAGGAAGGAATGGTTCATTTCTATAGTTTATGATGAACTTTCCAAATTGTTTGGCGGAGATAAGGAACCTAATGTTAATCCCACTAAGTTACCCTTTATAATAATGTTGGTTGGTGTTCAAGGAAGCGGAAAAACAACCACTGCAGGGAAATTAGCTTATTTCTACAAAAGAAGAGGTTATAAAGTAGGTTTAGTGGCGGCTGATGTGTATAGGCCAGCTGCTTATGATCAATTGTTGCAGTTAGGTAATCAAATTGGAATACCAGTATATGGAGAACCAAATAATCAAAACGCCATGGAGATAGCTAAAAAAGGAGTTGATACGTTTGTAAAGAACAAAATGGATATAATCATAGTAGATACTGCAGGACGGCATGGATATGGTGAAGAGACTAAGCTTCTAGAGGAAATGAAGGAGATATATGAGGCATTAAAACCCGATGACGTAATCTTGGTCATTGACGCGTCCATTGGACAAAAAGCCTATGATTTAGCATCTAGATTCCATCAAGCAAGTCCAATCGGTTCTATAATAATAACGAAGATGGATGGCACTGCAAAGGGAGGCGGAGCGTTGTCAGCAGTAGCAGCTACTGGAGCTACGATAAAGTTTATAGGTACTGGAGAAAAAATAGACGAATTAGAAATATTCAATGCCAAGAGATATGTTTCTAGAATATTAGGGATGGGAGATATAGAATCAATTCTAGAGAAAGTTAAAGGATTAGAGGAATACGAGAAAATACAAAAGAAAATGGAAGATGTTATGGAAGGTAGAGGAAAGCTAACACTTAGAGACGTTTATGCACAAATCATGGCTTTGAGGAAAATGGGTCCCCTTTCTAAAGTGCTACAACATATCCCGGGTTTAGGTGTTATGCTTCCCACCCCTAGCGAAGACCAATTGAAATTAGGAGAGGAAAAGATTAGGAGATGGCTAGCAGCCTTAAATTCTATGACGTATAAGGAATTGGAAAATCCTAGTATAATTGATAAGTCGAGAATGAGAAGAATAGCTGAAGGATCAGGATTAGAGGTTGAAGAGGTAAGAGAACTTTTAGAGTGGTATAACAACATGAATAAGCTTTTGAAAATGGTAAAAAGAAGGAGGGGCAGTATTGATAAACTCTTCGGAGGGAAAATCGGATAA
- a CDS encoding translation initiation factor IF-5A, producing MSITYTTVGELKVGSYVVIDGEPCRVVEVTKAKTGKHGSAKANVVAIGVFSGAKKTLMAPVDQQVEVPIIEKHIGQIIADMGDKIQVMDLETYETFEIEKPTEDELASKIRPNAELEYWEIMGRRKIVRVK from the coding sequence ATGAGCATAACGTACACGACTGTCGGTGAGCTCAAGGTAGGTAGTTATGTAGTAATAGACGGAGAGCCTTGTAGGGTTGTAGAAGTAACTAAGGCTAAAACGGGTAAGCACGGTAGCGCAAAAGCTAATGTAGTTGCAATTGGCGTTTTTAGCGGAGCTAAAAAAACTTTAATGGCTCCAGTAGATCAGCAAGTTGAAGTTCCCATCATAGAAAAGCATATTGGTCAAATAATTGCAGATATGGGTGACAAAATACAAGTAATGGATTTAGAAACTTATGAGACCTTCGAGATCGAGAAACCAACAGAGGACGAACTAGCCTCTAAAATAAGACCTAATGCGGAATTAGAGTATTGGGAAATAATGGGAAGAAGAAAAATAGTTAGGGTCAAGTAA
- a CDS encoding DNA topoisomerase IV subunit A, with protein sequence MSSEFISKVDKEARRKAANILRDKFLNLVEQLKKGEPLVMEIPMRTLSNAIYDEKRKLLLLGEKKLRRNFLDLNEAKRFMQTVLMASIIYDALVSDEYPTIRDLYYRGKHSLLLKSIEGNKIVSEENTWDEQKESDSVIVDIEVFTSLLREEMLILSKEKGKVVGNLRIRSGNDVIDLSKTGHGAYAIEPTPDLIDFIDVDAEFVLVVEKDAVFQQLHRAGFWKQYKSILITSAGQPDRATRRFVRRLNEELKLPVYILTDADPYGWYIFSVFRIGSISLSYESERLATPDAKFLGVSMGDIFGNSRKKPYLSEAERKNYIIKAKDADIKRAEEIKNYEWFKTKAWQEEINTFLQRKAKLEIEAMASKGLKFLAFQYIPEKITNKDYIA encoded by the coding sequence ATGAGTTCTGAATTTATATCAAAAGTTGATAAGGAAGCGAGAAGGAAAGCTGCTAATATACTGCGTGATAAATTCCTTAATCTAGTTGAGCAACTCAAGAAAGGCGAGCCACTAGTGATGGAAATCCCGATGAGAACTTTATCTAATGCGATTTACGACGAAAAAAGAAAGCTGCTATTATTGGGAGAAAAGAAACTCAGGAGGAATTTCCTAGATTTGAACGAAGCGAAGCGATTTATGCAAACTGTGTTAATGGCATCAATAATTTACGATGCTTTAGTGAGTGACGAATACCCCACGATACGTGACCTTTATTACAGAGGAAAACACTCACTTTTGTTAAAGTCGATCGAAGGCAATAAGATTGTATCCGAAGAGAACACATGGGATGAGCAAAAGGAGTCCGATAGTGTTATAGTTGACATTGAAGTATTTACATCTCTTCTTAGAGAAGAAATGCTAATTCTCAGTAAGGAAAAGGGTAAAGTTGTAGGTAATTTAAGAATAAGGAGTGGAAATGATGTAATAGATCTAAGTAAAACCGGTCATGGAGCCTATGCAATTGAACCTACTCCAGATTTGATAGATTTCATTGACGTAGATGCAGAATTTGTGCTAGTAGTGGAGAAGGATGCAGTGTTCCAACAATTACATAGAGCTGGTTTTTGGAAACAGTACAAGTCCATTTTAATAACTAGTGCCGGTCAACCAGATAGGGCTACTAGAAGATTTGTTAGAAGACTTAATGAGGAGTTAAAATTGCCAGTTTATATCTTAACTGATGCTGACCCTTACGGATGGTATATATTTAGTGTTTTCAGGATAGGGTCAATCTCTTTATCTTATGAGAGTGAGAGACTAGCTACTCCAGATGCTAAATTTTTAGGCGTATCAATGGGTGATATCTTCGGTAACTCCAGAAAGAAACCCTATCTAAGTGAAGCTGAGAGAAAGAATTATATAATTAAGGCTAAAGATGCAGACATAAAGAGAGCTGAGGAGATTAAAAACTATGAGTGGTTTAAGACTAAAGCATGGCAAGAGGAGATAAATACTTTTCTACAGAGGAAGGCTAAGTTGGAAATAGAGGCTATGGCAAGCAAGGGTCTTAAGTTTCTCGCCTTCCAATATATTCCAGAAAAGATAACCAATAAGGATTATATAGCTTAA
- a CDS encoding DNA topoisomerase VI subunit B yields the protein MSAKEKFTSLSPAEFFKRNPELAGFPNPARALYQTVRELIENSLDATDVHGILPNIKITIDLIDDARQIYKVNVVDNGIGIPPQEVPNAFGRVLYSSKYVNRQTRGMYGLGVKAAVLYSQMHQDKPIEIETSPVNSKRIYTFKLKIDINKNEPIIVERGSVENTRGFHGTSVAISIPGDWPKAKSRIYEYIKRTYIITPYAEFIFKDPEGNVTYYPRLTNKIPKPPQEVKPHPYGVDREEIKILINNLKRDYTIKEFLVNEFQSIGDTTADKILELAGLKPNKKVKNLTEEEITRLVETFKKYEDFRSPSADSLSVIGEDLIELGLKKIFNPDFAASITRKPKAYQGHPFIVEAGVAFGGSIPVGEEPIVLRYANKIPLIYDEKSDVIWKVVEELDWKRYGIESDQYQMVVMVHLCSTKIPYKSAGKESIAEVEDIEKEIKNALMEVARKLKQYLSEKRKEQEAKKKLLAYLKYIPEVSRSLATFLASGNKELVSKYQNEISEGLFKLISKKLDLINIEEYRKVYRVDSE from the coding sequence ATGTCTGCTAAAGAAAAGTTTACAAGCTTATCCCCTGCAGAATTCTTTAAAAGGAATCCGGAGCTGGCCGGATTCCCTAATCCAGCGAGGGCTCTTTACCAAACAGTTAGAGAGTTAATAGAGAACTCGCTGGACGCTACCGATGTGCACGGGATATTGCCTAATATTAAGATTACGATTGACTTAATTGACGACGCTAGGCAAATATATAAAGTTAATGTGGTTGACAATGGAATAGGTATTCCTCCCCAGGAGGTTCCCAATGCCTTTGGTAGAGTATTATACAGTTCGAAATATGTAAATAGGCAAACTAGGGGTATGTATGGTCTAGGTGTAAAGGCAGCTGTTCTCTATAGCCAAATGCATCAAGATAAGCCCATAGAAATAGAGACTTCCCCAGTAAATTCTAAAAGAATATACACTTTTAAGTTAAAAATTGATATAAATAAGAACGAGCCAATAATTGTAGAAAGGGGATCTGTGGAAAACACTAGGGGTTTTCATGGAACGTCCGTGGCAATTTCTATACCGGGAGATTGGCCTAAAGCTAAATCAAGAATTTACGAGTATATTAAGAGGACTTACATTATTACCCCTTACGCAGAATTTATCTTCAAAGATCCTGAAGGAAATGTAACGTATTATCCGAGATTAACAAATAAGATTCCTAAGCCGCCACAAGAAGTTAAGCCTCATCCCTATGGAGTAGATAGGGAAGAAATAAAGATACTAATAAATAATCTAAAGAGAGACTATACCATAAAAGAATTTTTGGTAAATGAATTTCAAAGTATAGGGGATACTACTGCAGATAAGATCCTAGAATTAGCTGGATTAAAGCCCAATAAGAAAGTTAAGAACCTAACAGAAGAGGAAATAACTAGGTTAGTTGAGACTTTTAAAAAGTATGAGGATTTTAGATCCCCATCAGCGGATTCACTTTCTGTAATAGGGGAAGATTTAATTGAATTAGGTTTAAAAAAGATTTTTAATCCAGACTTTGCAGCCTCTATAACTAGGAAACCTAAAGCTTACCAAGGGCATCCATTCATAGTTGAAGCAGGTGTCGCATTTGGCGGTAGTATACCCGTTGGTGAAGAGCCTATAGTTTTAAGATATGCCAATAAGATTCCGTTAATTTACGACGAGAAATCAGATGTCATATGGAAAGTCGTTGAAGAGCTGGATTGGAAAAGGTATGGTATTGAGTCGGATCAATATCAAATGGTGGTAATGGTTCATTTATGTAGTACCAAGATACCATATAAGAGTGCTGGAAAGGAAAGTATAGCTGAAGTAGAGGATATAGAGAAGGAAATAAAGAACGCATTGATGGAAGTCGCACGAAAACTTAAACAGTATTTGAGTGAGAAGAGAAAGGAACAAGAAGCTAAGAAGAAATTACTTGCGTATTTAAAATATATACCAGAGGTTAGCAGATCTTTAGCAACCTTTTTAGCATCTGGCAATAAAGAGTTAGTATCTAAGTACCAGAATGAGATCTCAGAAGGTTTATTTAAACTTATTTCTAAGAAATTAGATTTGATTAACATTGAAGAATATAGAAAGGTCTATAGGGTGGATAGTGAATGA
- a CDS encoding deoxyhypusine synthase, translating to MINREDLLKNPVEDIALSDLEKYSDIVNVFDKIYGFSSEGIVRGSKILKEMIKDADLRFLSFTANLVSTGLRGLFADLVKRGYFNIIVTTGGTIDHDLARSFGGVYYKGSFDIDDTMLKDLEIHRLGNVLVPFESYGKVIEEIVRKFLPEIAKDKKEIPPYELLWEFGKRISDSNSILRAAYEKKVPVIVPGIVDGSFGTNLFIQSQFLNFKINLFEDMRLIKDLVFSCKKSGALIIGGGISKHHTIWWNQFKDGLDYAVYVTTAQEYDGSLSGAKPREAISWNKIRPNAKHATIYGDATIIVPILAASLLS from the coding sequence ATGATAAATAGAGAGGATTTGTTAAAAAATCCAGTTGAAGATATAGCATTAAGCGATCTAGAGAAATATAGTGATATAGTTAATGTATTTGATAAGATATACGGTTTTAGCAGCGAAGGTATAGTAAGAGGTTCTAAAATACTTAAGGAAATGATAAAAGACGCTGATTTAAGGTTTCTATCGTTTACTGCAAATCTAGTTTCTACGGGATTAAGAGGTTTATTTGCAGATCTTGTGAAAAGGGGATATTTTAACATAATAGTGACTACTGGAGGCACGATAGATCACGATTTGGCTAGAAGCTTTGGCGGGGTTTATTACAAAGGTTCCTTTGATATTGATGATACGATGCTAAAAGATTTGGAAATTCACAGATTAGGAAATGTTCTAGTTCCCTTTGAATCCTATGGCAAAGTGATAGAGGAGATTGTAAGGAAATTCTTGCCTGAAATAGCTAAGGATAAAAAGGAAATACCACCGTATGAGTTACTATGGGAGTTTGGAAAGAGGATAAGTGATTCTAATTCGATTCTAAGAGCAGCTTACGAGAAGAAGGTTCCAGTAATAGTTCCAGGAATAGTAGATGGTAGTTTTGGAACAAACCTATTTATACAATCTCAATTTCTAAACTTTAAGATTAATCTATTTGAGGATATGCGACTAATTAAAGATCTGGTCTTTTCTTGCAAAAAGAGTGGTGCATTAATAATAGGAGGTGGTATAAGCAAGCACCATACGATATGGTGGAATCAGTTTAAAGACGGTTTAGATTACGCTGTATATGTTACTACTGCTCAAGAATATGACGGTAGTTTAAGTGGAGCCAAACCAAGAGAGGCAATATCTTGGAACAAGATTAGACCAAACGCAAAACACGCAACCATATATGGAGATGCGACAATAATAGTTCCTATTTTGGCCGCGTCTTTATTAAGCTAA
- a CDS encoding RtcB family protein encodes MQINITRVNSYEWRIDKGTQECMKVPVTIFADDVLIEKMKQDMTLRQATNVACLPGVQESIYVLPDGHQGYGFPIGGIAATAIDEGGVVSPGGIGYDINCGVRLLRTNLDYKDVKPKLAQLVEELHRNVPSGVGSEGKVKLTSQQLDQVLGEGVAWAVDKGFGWKEDMNHMEQHGSWELADPSKVSPIAKQRGASQLGTLGAGNHFLEIQVVDKIFDSQIAKAIGVDHEGQVMVMVHTGSRGLGHQVASDYLQIMERAMKKYNIQLPDRELAAVPFESREGQDYFHAMASGANFAWTNRQLITHWTRESFGRVFGVDPEKLDLNIVYDVAHNIAKIEEYVIEGKRKKVLVHRKGATRAFPPGSPEIPADHRNIGQIVLIPGSMGTASYVMAGIPEGRRTWFTAPHGAGRWMSREAAVRNYPANVVVETLAEKGIVVRAATRRVVAEEAPGAYKDVDRVAKVAHEVKIAKLVMRLRPIGVTKG; translated from the coding sequence ATGCAGATTAACATTACTAGAGTTAATTCATATGAATGGCGTATCGATAAAGGTACCCAAGAGTGTATGAAAGTTCCCGTTACCATATTTGCAGATGACGTTTTGATTGAGAAAATGAAACAAGATATGACATTAAGACAAGCTACTAACGTGGCTTGTTTACCTGGTGTTCAAGAATCAATTTATGTTTTACCAGATGGCCATCAAGGTTACGGTTTTCCTATAGGTGGCATAGCAGCTACTGCAATTGATGAAGGAGGAGTTGTAAGTCCTGGAGGCATAGGATATGATATAAATTGTGGTGTTAGATTACTCAGAACCAATTTAGATTACAAAGACGTAAAGCCAAAATTAGCCCAGTTAGTTGAGGAGCTCCATAGAAACGTACCTAGTGGTGTAGGAAGCGAGGGTAAAGTGAAACTTACCTCTCAACAATTGGATCAAGTATTAGGAGAAGGAGTAGCGTGGGCAGTCGATAAGGGCTTTGGATGGAAAGAAGATATGAATCATATGGAACAACATGGTAGTTGGGAGTTGGCAGACCCTTCGAAAGTAAGTCCAATAGCTAAACAACGAGGGGCTTCTCAATTAGGAACTTTAGGAGCTGGTAATCACTTCTTAGAAATTCAAGTTGTTGATAAGATATTCGATTCTCAAATTGCTAAAGCAATAGGAGTGGATCACGAAGGTCAAGTAATGGTTATGGTTCATACGGGGTCAAGAGGCCTAGGCCATCAAGTAGCTAGTGATTATTTGCAAATTATGGAAAGAGCCATGAAGAAGTACAACATTCAATTGCCAGATAGGGAACTAGCTGCAGTTCCTTTTGAGAGTAGAGAAGGTCAAGATTACTTTCACGCAATGGCATCTGGAGCTAATTTCGCGTGGACGAATAGGCAATTAATTACTCATTGGACAAGAGAGAGCTTTGGCAGAGTGTTCGGTGTTGACCCAGAGAAATTAGATCTTAATATAGTTTATGATGTAGCGCATAATATAGCCAAAATTGAGGAGTATGTAATTGAGGGAAAAAGGAAGAAAGTATTGGTACATAGGAAAGGTGCTACTAGAGCCTTCCCACCTGGCAGTCCAGAAATCCCTGCTGATCATAGAAATATTGGTCAGATCGTCTTAATACCAGGTAGTATGGGTACTGCTAGCTACGTTATGGCTGGAATACCAGAAGGTAGAAGGACATGGTTTACTGCGCCTCATGGTGCTGGTAGGTGGATGTCTAGAGAAGCTGCGGTGAGAAATTACCCCGCTAATGTAGTAGTTGAAACTTTAGCTGAAAAAGGTATAGTGGTAAGGGCTGCTACCAGGAGGGTAGTGGCTGAAGAGGCACCTGGAGCTTATAAAGATGTTGATAGAGTAGCTAAAGTTGCTCATGAAGTTAAAATCGCTAAATTGGTTATGCGATTAAGACCTATAGGGGTTACCAAAGGATGA